The bacterium genomic interval CCCAAATACCTGTTAATATAGCTAAAAATTCCTTTAGACAGAAAAACTAAAACCAGCATTATCTGTATTTTTATAAGAGCAGAGAGTTTCGATTCACCTAAAACCCAGGCGTTAAACTTAACTAATAAATCATAATGAGCATCCGGTAGTACAGGTTTATTATAAAAAATTGCATTCAAAAAGGGAGACAATAAGGAAATAGAAAACCCCGACACAAGGGCAAAAAGCATCATAAACGTAAAACAAATAAAGAGTTTGGTTTTATAATTAGCCAGATAAGGAGCAAATAGTTTCATTTTATAGGAAGCTCTTGGACAAAGTCCTTAGTCCGCCTCAGGCGGATTATCCAGCTCCGCTGGATACAGTAAGCTAATAAAATTCATATTCTTTTTTACCATTTTGACAACAATTTGATATACATCTATCGCGCCTGGAGGGATTTGAACCCCCAACCTTTGGATTCGAAGTCCACCACTCTATCCAGTTGAGCTACAGGCGCACAAAATAGGATTATGTCTCAAAAATTGTTACTTTGCAAGTAAAAAATTTATTCCATTATAAATTGGGATTATAAAAACAAAAACTTCTATTTCAAATATTTATATATGCTTCTAGAGTTTTATTCGCTGAAAATAAAAACCAGGTTCAGACTGATACAAACTAGGTACAATCTGAACCTGATTTTTGAATTTTTATAAAATCAATTCTTTTGCCGTTCTAAAGCCTTTTGTTTCAAGCCTATAGAGATAAACTCCTTGAGGCAACACATTACCCGCATCATCTTTTCTATTCCAATTTACTTCATAGTATCCCATCGTTTTTTCTTCATTTATAAGCGTCTTTACCAGTCTACCACTTCTATCATAGATTTTTAAACTTACACTAGTCTTTACAGGCACCTGATAACTAATTAAAACCTGTCCTTTAGCGGGATTCGGAGAAGATTGATAAAGCTTGTATTCACTTATAACTTTTGGCATATTTGCTTTTGCCGCTGCAACAATACTGAAGTTATTATTGCTCTGATCGGAAACAGTAGTATTGGAAGAACTTGTTATCTTTATCTTGTAATCTGCCCCTACTACTTGAGCTGTAGGTATAGTCCAGTTATATGTCCCGGTGTTAGAAACACTATTAATTATAGTGTTTTTGAAGACTCCTGCTTTGTATAAATCTATCTTTACATACCCACTTAAACCAACGGTTGTCCACTTTACAGCATTAACCGTTCCTCTTGTCCAACTCTCGCCACCATTAGGCGTAACAACTGTTATTGTCGGAGCTGAAATTGAAAAATTGTTATTGCTTTGGTCTGAGATAGCTGTATTGGATACGCTTGTTATTTTTATCTTATAGTCTGCTCCTATTGCTTGAGCTGTAGGTATAGTCCAATTGTATGTTCCGGTATTTCCGGTACTGCCCGTTATCGAAAGTTTAAATACCCCGGCTTTATACAACTCTATCTTTATATTGCCGGTCACCCCAGCTGTTGACCATTTGATGGCATTAACAGATCCCTGTGTCCAGTTTTCTCCACCATTTGGTGTAACAACGGTAATATTTGGAACACTAATAATAAAATTACTATTACTTTCATCCCAGATAGAAGTATTAGAAACACTTGTTACTCTCACTTTATAATCCGTTCCCAGTGTCTGTGTCGTAGGAATAGCCCAGTTATATGTCCCGGAATTAGAAGTACTGCTTATTATGGTTTTATTCAGAACTCCAGCTTTATATAGATCTATCTTTACATTACCACTTACTCCGGAAGTTGACCATTTTATAGCACAAGTACTGCCCGTTGCCCAATTTTCTCCACCATTTGGAGTAGTAACCGTAAGAGCCGGTCCGGTAACCGAAAAGTAGCTATTGCTTTCATCTAAAATAGAAGAATTAGTAGTACTTGTTATTCTTATTTTGTAATCCGTGCCCAAAGCCTGAGATGCAGGGATATTCCAATAGTATGAACCGGTACTTCCAACATTACTTGCTATATTACTATTCAAAACTCCACCTTTGTATAGGCTTATATTCACACTACTAACTCCAACGCTTGTCCATTTTATAGTATACGGACTTCCTGCTACCCAGCTTTCACCACCATTAGGAGTAGTAACCACAACATTTGGAACAGTAATAGTAAAGTAATTGTCGCTCTCATCATAAACAGAAGCGTTAGATACACGACTTACTCTTATTTTATAATCCGCTCCCGTGCCTAAACTTGTAGGCACAACCCAACTATAAACTCCGGTATTTGATACGCTGCTTACTATCGTGCTATTAAATACGCCACCTTTATATAAATCTATTTTTACATCACCGGTCACATTAAACCATTTTATAATATACGTATCACCTTTTATGATAGTTTCTCCGCCATTAGGTGCGGTAAGAGCAACAAGGGCATAATCTGCATCAAGAGGAGAACCCGGGAAGCCCGCGTCATTAGCATATGCTATTCTGAAGAACCCGCCTTCTCCCCAACCTGTGCCCCATGAGTTCTTTGCTATCCAGCAGGAATTCGCATCATCCCAACCAATAACTACAACAGCATGCTGACCTGCTGCACCACCGTATTGGTAAGAGTATATTCCACCGGAATAATACCAAAAATCTTCATAAACTTGCATAGTAACAGAAAGTGGATTTTCTAATAACACAGTTTTAATATTGGCACCTGAAACGCTTTTGTAACCACTAATTTTCTTCACCTGAGATGCCCAATCAGCACATCTGCTGCATCCATCGTCAGCAGCAGTATAAGGGTCACAACTCTCCAGAGGAAGCCCTGTGCTCTGGATAAAACTAAGCGCTTTGTCGACGTATCCTCCACCACAACTTCCGGCTCCTGAGCACGTAACTAATGTTTGTTCTGACAGATCATAATTAAGTGTAGGATTATTTTCTCCTATATTTATTAATGCTTCTACTACACCAACAGCTGAAAATGCCCAGCAACTTCCACAACTTTTCTGGTCTTTTACAGGGCTCATCCAGTTAACGCCATTCTTGTTTTTCCAGTTAAAATAAGCAGGTAATGTTTTGACCTGTTTTACTTCTTTTTCGGGAATTTGCTCGTTAGAAGTCAAAGTTCCGAGATAAGATTTCCTTTCTTCGGAAGTCATTTTAGAAAATTGATTTTCTCCTGCAACCCATCCTGCACCCTTCTGTTTAAGAAGAGTGTTTAATTTAGTTATATCCGTACTTCCATCCGGTCTTGTAATATCATTAGCCGCAAAAAGCCTGCCAATGAAAAACAAACTCACGAATCCTGCTAATGTAGCTTTTGCTACATTAAATCTCCCTTTCCTCATGTCGCCCCCTTGTCCTGCATCTTCATATAATATGGTTGTAATTTAAATTTTTTAATTAATAATTGGAGTTTTATGTTTGTCAATTACTATTTCTCTGGGAATTTATTATTTTTGATTGTTTTTTAAGTATAAATTAGTTCAAGGAATTTTTGCTACTATTACAAAAATCAGAAAAATATACAATAACAAGCTCAATAACCCAATATATACAAAATATTTATATATTTCCCGATAAAGAGTATATCTTTTTGTTTTTATGTCTACTTTCTCCAATTTATCTATAGTTTTATAAATACCTTTTAGGGCATCCGGAGAGTCTGCACGAAAATACAGTCCACCTGTAATATCGGCAATTTTTTGTAATTGTTCTTCGTCTAACTGTTCTTTTACTTCTGCAAATCTAACACCAAAACCTGTTTGGACCGGATATACGCTTATTCCTTTATTTCCCACTCCTATAGTATATATTTTTATATTCATAGTTTTAGCAAGTTGCGAGGCGGTCATAGGGTCTATTTTACCGGCATTATTTATTCCATCTGTTAAAAGAATAATAATTTTACTTTTTCCATCAGAGTCTTTTATTCTATTTACAGCTGTTGCAATGCCCATTCCCACAGCGGTTCCATCTTCAATCATTCCAATTTTGGACTCATCAAGAAGTTTTAAAAGTATATTATAATCCAGAGTTAAGGGACATTGCGTAAACGACTGTTGAGAAAACAAAACCAAACCGATTCTATCCCCTTTTCTGCCATTAATAAAATCTTTAGCAGCATTTTTAGCAATTTGTAAACGGATGGGTAAAGATTCCTGGTGCCCACTTCTCAATATACCTTCAATTTTATCCACATTATAATCGGGCGGGAAGTCAATAGTATTCATAGTGGAAGAAATATCTAATACAAGAATTATATCGATACCTTTTGTAACTATTTCTTCATACGTTTTTCCGATTTGAGGCCTTGCAAGCCCTATTAACAATACACCAATTGTAAAAATCTCAATAAATGGCAATATTTTATAAAGTTTTATTCTAAAAGATTCTTTTATACCTGCAAAAGAATCAACGGAAGTAAATCTCATAGTTGAATGTTTTTTCTTAAGGTGCCACCAGAATATTAAAGGAAGAGAGAGCAATCCTAACAACCAATATGGAGATGCGAAATGAAACATTTATTGACCTCCGTTTTTACCTACATTTTCTGATATAACAACTTTTTCCTCAGGTTTAGTCTTACTTAAAATTTCCTTTGCATCCAGATAATTCTTTTCTATTATTTCCGGAGAAGGCACATATTTAGCAAATTTTACCATATCACAATTATCTAAAAAGCTTTTTATATATTCAATGATTTCATATTTTATTTTTATTTTTCTTAATTCTCTATAAAGTTCAAAGGTAGTTTCGGTAGGCGCAGAAATAGTATATATTCCTTCAATATACTGTCTTATAATATCCGAAAGTTCGATATAATACTTTTTTATATTATTTTTGTCTAATTTTAAGGAGTTAAGGCGTTCTAATGCTAAATCATAAGGCGGCCTTAATAATATTTCAGCCGTTTCTATTTTCCTACGCCTTTTCTTATATATTATCCATCCTGTAGCACCCAAAACAACTATAATCAATAAGATTAAAAGTATCATCCCCCAATTTCTTGGTATTGATTCCGGGGGCTTAATATCTTTTATATCCTGAATATTATCAGGCAATATACTTTTAACGTTAACAGGTATTCCTTTAGTAACAAATTCGGATTTGTTCCCTGTATTATCTTTATATTTTATGGTTAATTCAGGTATAGTATCGTTTCCCGCCTTAAAGCTTGTAAGAGTAAAAACAATTTTAACCGATTTTTTATCTTCGGATATTTTTCTGTCTATTATTTCAAAATTACTACTTAACATTTTAACAGATAAAGTATCCGTATCAACAGGGAAATAAATTACTTTAATCGGTTGTCCTATTTGGGGTAATTCAGTAGTATCAAGTTTTATTGATTGTTCTTTTTGTATATCTATCTGGTATTTAATACGGTCTCCAACAGATATTTCATTTTTATCTACATTTGTATTAAAGTTAACCGAAGAAATTAGTATAAAAAGGAGTGTTATCATAATTTTTTAACTTTCTCTGCAAGTAGCCATCCTTCAAGTCCACCAGGCAAAGTTATTTTAAGCCAGCTTTCCTGTCCACCTGTTGTTTGTCGGATTTGTTCATCCAATATTCTCATTTCCATCCCTTCATGGATGGTAAATATCAGCGTATAATCTTCCGATGGTCCACTTCTTACTTCTGCAACATTATCGATAAGGACACCTTCCCTGGAATTTACTGTTTTGAAATTTATAATAAAAACAACCAGAACAACAAATAAAGCTACAAATAACCCCAATATATAATTTTTAACCGGGAAGCGGGTTTTAAACAAAGACATAATAATCGTAATTACAAGCAGGAAATATAATATAGAAGCAAATAGTGAAAGGAAATTAACGTTCAAAGATGTAAAAAAATCTATGAAAGAAGTAATAAATTTAGGATACTGTGATGTTTTCAAATTATCCGTAAGCCTTGAGCGTACAAAATCAAGATTATAGTTAATATCATGATCTCCCGGAGCAAGTCTTTGTGCCTTCTTATAAAAATAAACAGCATTTCCAAATTTACCAAGCTTAAAATAACAATTTCCTAAATTGTAATATATCACATGGTTTGCTACACCTTTATTAATTAAGTTTTCATATTTTTCTATGGAAGCATCATACTGTCCTTTATTATATAGGTTATTGGCATCTGTTAGAGTAGCAATATCCGGATTGGTTGATAAGATCAATAATAATATTATTTTCATAATTTTTTTGAAAATTCTGTCAATAGTTCGGTTAATTCTTTATAATTCTTTTTCATTTCTTCATTTTTCAATTCACCCAATCCGAATTTTGTAAGCTCACAGCAAGAAAGCAGATTATGAAATCTTTTCAACAGTTCTTCATCAACACCTTTTCCTTTCAGCCTATTTATTGCTACCTCTGTTGTAAGAGCAGGTGCCGGTATATTTAACTTGCCGCTTATATACCCGATTAAAATTCTATGAACTTCATCATAAAACTCTTTTGTCATTCCTTTTGTTAATGTTTTCTGACACTTGGCAAGCCCTTTTTTTCTTGTCCTGTCGGCACCTACAGCACGAGCATAAGCTTTATCCGTCAGGAGTTTTTCCTTTTGTTTAGCCGATACAAAAGCAATTAAAAGAGCAAGCAAGGGCAAAATCTGAACAAATAAAAACATTTTATTTTTATAAAGGCAATTATTTTCTTTTTTAAGATTCAATTCTGTTTTTATATATTGAATATCTTGCCCTACTATTTCAACGGGTTGTCCTTCCTGGGACGCAACATAAGACTGTGATTTTATCCCGGCGCTTACACTAAGAGACAAATTACCTGTGGTCAGTGTCTTATATTCGGCAATAGAAGGGTCAAAATAAGAAAAATTTATAGGTGGTATTTCAAACTTACCTTCTCTTTGAGGAACAAGGATAACTTTAAAAACCTTTTGTCCTGCAATTCTATTTTTACTAGTATTGGATTTTACATCCGAGCCGGAACAATATATCTTAAAATCAGGTAATTCAGGTAATTTAGGAGTTTCTATTGATTTTATGTTTCCTTCTCCACTAATCGTAATAGATAGAGTAGCAGGTTCCCATTGTTTTACCTGTGCATTATCTAACTTGGATGACATTTCAAACTTTCCGACGGCACCGGAAAAATCAGTTGGTTTGGCTTTCGATGGGAGATTAATGACCGTAATTTCCAATGGATTGGTTGTTGCAACCCTTGTTTCGCCACCAAATGGAAAACTGAAAAAATCTTCTACTTCATATCTTATAGAAGCGGGACCTACCTTATATGTTCCTTCCGACATTGGAAATAACGCATATTTTATTTCATTTACAAGATATTGCCTTCCGGAAATAGTCTCATAATTATGGGTTTGTCCTAAATTTTCCATCCAGAAGCCTGTTACAGGAGGTGGATTATAAGATGGATTAGATGATAGATTTACTCCTTGATAAAATTTAAAAGTTAGAAGTAATTGTTCATTTGCATAAGCTTTATTCTTACTAATTGTAAGCGTAGCAAAAACATCTTTTTGTCCCGTACCCCTTTTAGGTAGATTCACAGTATTGGGTGATTGGGACGAGGATTGTGTAGACGCAGATGATTTTACCACTTCAATATCAATAGACTGGGTTTGTACACTTTTCCCCTTATATGTCATAGTACAGGGGGGAATAGTGAATTTACCGATTTTTCTTGGGGAAAGAGTATAGTTAAAAGATATGGCGGAAGATACTTTTCCGTTAATAATAGACATATTTTGCATTCTACCGGTGGAAACAACATCAAAATCATTCATTTGTGGCAATTTAGGTTCGGGAGCATTAGATATATTACCCCCGACTTTAACTTCAAGAGTAAAAGTTTCTCCTAATGCAACCTGCGTTCTATCACAAGAAGCAGTAAAATCTATATTTTGAGCACTTAGAACCAAAGGCAATAAAAATATTGTGATAAAGGAAATAATAGTTTTAGAATTTACCGTTTTTCTAATCATTTTTACCAATCTTTAAGGATTTGAATCTGTCCTACTTTAGCATTTTTCTGTTGACTCTTTTGTTTAGTATCTTTTTCATCTTGTTCTAAGCTTTTAAGAATATTTTGAGCATTTTGTTTTTGTTGTTCCTGGTTTTGTTTATCCTGTTGTTGCTGTTTATCTTGCTTGTTTTGTTGCTCCTTTTGCTGTTGATTTTGCTTTTTATCTTGATTCTGCTTATCCTGATTCTGTTTATCTTGATTTTTTTGATCTTTTTGCTGCTGTTTCTGTTGTTCTAACATTTTTTGTGCAAATTCCAGATTTATTTTTGCAT includes:
- a CDS encoding C1 family peptidase; amino-acid sequence: MRKGRFNVAKATLAGFVSLFFIGRLFAANDITRPDGSTDITKLNTLLKQKGAGWVAGENQFSKMTSEERKSYLGTLTSNEQIPEKEVKQVKTLPAYFNWKNKNGVNWMSPVKDQKSCGSCWAFSAVGVVEALINIGENNPTLNYDLSEQTLVTCSGAGSCGGGYVDKALSFIQSTGLPLESCDPYTAADDGCSRCADWASQVKKISGYKSVSGANIKTVLLENPLSVTMQVYEDFWYYSGGIYSYQYGGAAGQHAVVVIGWDDANSCWIAKNSWGTGWGEGGFFRIAYANDAGFPGSPLDADYALVALTAPNGGETIIKGDTYIIKWFNVTGDVKIDLYKGGVFNSTIVSSVSNTGVYSWVVPTSLGTGADYKIRVSRVSNASVYDESDNYFTITVPNVVVTTPNGGESWVAGSPYTIKWTSVGVSSVNISLYKGGVLNSNIASNVGSTGSYYWNIPASQALGTDYKIRITSTTNSSILDESNSYFSVTGPALTVTTPNGGENWATGSTCAIKWSTSGVSGNVKIDLYKAGVLNKTIISSTSNSGTYNWAIPTTQTLGTDYKVRVTSVSNTSIWDESNSNFIISVPNITVVTPNGGENWTQGSVNAIKWSTAGVTGNIKIELYKAGVFKLSITGSTGNTGTYNWTIPTAQAIGADYKIKITSVSNTAISDQSNNNFSISAPTITVVTPNGGESWTRGTVNAVKWTTVGLSGYVKIDLYKAGVFKNTIINSVSNTGTYNWTIPTAQVVGADYKIKITSSSNTTVSDQSNNNFSIVAAAKANMPKVISEYKLYQSSPNPAKGQVLISYQVPVKTSVSLKIYDRSGRLVKTLINEEKTMGYYEVNWNRKDDAGNVLPQGVYLYRLETKGFRTAKELIL
- a CDS encoding VWA domain-containing protein, producing the protein MFHFASPYWLLGLLSLPLIFWWHLKKKHSTMRFTSVDSFAGIKESFRIKLYKILPFIEIFTIGVLLIGLARPQIGKTYEEIVTKGIDIILVLDISSTMNTIDFPPDYNVDKIEGILRSGHQESLPIRLQIAKNAAKDFINGRKGDRIGLVLFSQQSFTQCPLTLDYNILLKLLDESKIGMIEDGTAVGMGIATAVNRIKDSDGKSKIIILLTDGINNAGKIDPMTASQLAKTMNIKIYTIGVGNKGISVYPVQTGFGVRFAEVKEQLDEEQLQKIADITGGLYFRADSPDALKGIYKTIDKLEKVDIKTKRYTLYREIYKYFVYIGLLSLLLYIFLIFVIVAKIP
- a CDS encoding tetratricopeptide repeat protein, whose amino-acid sequence is MKIILLLILSTNPDIATLTDANNLYNKGQYDASIEKYENLINKGVANHVIYYNLGNCYFKLGKFGNAVYFYKKAQRLAPGDHDINYNLDFVRSRLTDNLKTSQYPKFITSFIDFFTSLNVNFLSLFASILYFLLVITIIMSLFKTRFPVKNYILGLFVALFVVLVVFIINFKTVNSREGVLIDNVAEVRSGPSEDYTLIFTIHEGMEMRILDEQIRQTTGGQESWLKITLPGGLEGWLLAEKVKKL
- a CDS encoding BatD family protein, producing MIRKTVNSKTIISFITIFLLPLVLSAQNIDFTASCDRTQVALGETFTLEVKVGGNISNAPEPKLPQMNDFDVVSTGRMQNMSIINGKVSSAISFNYTLSPRKIGKFTIPPCTMTYKGKSVQTQSIDIEVVKSSASTQSSSQSPNTVNLPKRGTGQKDVFATLTISKNKAYANEQLLLTFKFYQGVNLSSNPSYNPPPVTGFWMENLGQTHNYETISGRQYLVNEIKYALFPMSEGTYKVGPASIRYEVEDFFSFPFGGETRVATTNPLEITVINLPSKAKPTDFSGAVGKFEMSSKLDNAQVKQWEPATLSITISGEGNIKSIETPKLPELPDFKIYCSGSDVKSNTSKNRIAGQKVFKVILVPQREGKFEIPPINFSYFDPSIAEYKTLTTGNLSLSVSAGIKSQSYVASQEGQPVEIVGQDIQYIKTELNLKKENNCLYKNKMFLFVQILPLLALLIAFVSAKQKEKLLTDKAYARAVGADRTRKKGLAKCQKTLTKGMTKEFYDEVHRILIGYISGKLNIPAPALTTEVAINRLKGKGVDEELLKRFHNLLSCCELTKFGLGELKNEEMKKNYKELTELLTEFSKKL
- a CDS encoding BatD family protein, with translation MITLLFILISSVNFNTNVDKNEISVGDRIKYQIDIQKEQSIKLDTTELPQIGQPIKVIYFPVDTDTLSVKMLSSNFEIIDRKISEDKKSVKIVFTLTSFKAGNDTIPELTIKYKDNTGNKSEFVTKGIPVNVKSILPDNIQDIKDIKPPESIPRNWGMILLILLIIVVLGATGWIIYKKRRRKIETAEILLRPPYDLALERLNSLKLDKNNIKKYYIELSDIIRQYIEGIYTISAPTETTFELYRELRKIKIKYEIIEYIKSFLDNCDMVKFAKYVPSPEIIEKNYLDAKEILSKTKPEEKVVISENVGKNGGQ